Proteins encoded by one window of Papio anubis isolate 15944 chromosome 7, Panubis1.0, whole genome shotgun sequence:
- the LOC101020932 gene encoding olfactory receptor 4K14, with amino-acid sequence MHMQNYSLVSEFVLHGLCTSRHLQNFFFIFFFGIYVAIMLGNLLILVTVISDPRLHSSPMYFLLGNLSFLDMWLASFATPKMIRDFLSDRKLISFGGCMAQIFFLHFTGGAEMVLLVSMAYDRCVAICKPLHYMTLMSWQTCIKLVLASWVIGFVHSISQVAFTANLPYCGPSEVDSFFCDLPLVIKLACMDTYVLGIIMISDSGLLSLSCFLLLLISYTVILLTVRQRAAGSTSKALSTCSAHIMVVTLFFGPCIFIYVWPFSRFSVDKLLSVFYTIFTPLLNPIIYTLRNEEMKAAMKKLQNRLATFQ; translated from the coding sequence ATGCACATGCAGAACTATTCCTTGGTGTCAGAATTTGTGTTGCATGGACTCTGCACTTCACGACatcttcaaaattttttctttatatttttcttcggGATCTATGTGGCCATTATGCTGGGTAACCTTCTCATTTTGGTCACTGTAATTTCTGATCCCCGCCTGCATTCCTCCCCTATGTACTTCCTGCTGGGGAACCTATCTTTCCTGGACATGTGGTTGGCTTCATTTGCCACTCCCAAGATGATCAGGGATTTCCTTAGTGATCGAAAACTCATCTCCTTTGGAGGATGTATGGCTCAAATCTTCTTCTTGCACTTTACTGGTGGGGCTGAGATGGTGCTCCTGGTTTCCATGGCCTATGACAGATGTGTAGCCATATGCAAACCCTTGCATTacatgactttgatgagttggcAGACTTGCATCAAGCTGGTGCTGGCTTCATGGGTCATTGGATTTGTGCACTCCATCAGTCAAGTGGCTTTCACTGCAAATTTACCTTACTGTGGCCCCAGTGAGGTAGACAGCTTCTTCTGTGACCTCCCTCTGGTGATCAAACTTGCCTGCATGGACACCTATGTCTTGGGTATAATTATGATCTCAGACAGTGGGTTGCTTTCCTTGAGCTGTTTTCTGCTCCTCCTGATCTCCTACACTGTGATCCTCCTCACTGTCAGACAGCGTGCTGCCGGTAGCACATCCAAAGCACTCTCCACTTGCTCTGCACATATCATGGTAGTGACGCTGTTCTTTGGcccttgcatttttatttatgtgtggCCTTTCAGTAGGTTTTCTGTGGACAAGCTGCTGTCTGTGTTTTATACCATTTTTACTCCACTCCTGAACCCCATTATCTACACACTGAGAAATGAGGAGATGAAAGcagctatgaagaaactgcaaaacCGACTCGCGACTTTTCAATGA
- the LOC101021270 gene encoding olfactory receptor 4Q2 — translation MDKNQTEVVREFFLSGFSQTSSIEAGLFVLFLFFYVSTWVGNVLIMVTVASDKYLNSSPMYFLLGNLSFLDLCYSTVTTPKLLADFLNHEKLISYDQCIVQLFFLHLVGAAEMFLLTVMAYDRYVAICRPLHYTTVMSRGLCCVLVAASWMGGFVHSTVQTILTIRLPFCGPNQVDNFFCDVPPVIKLACADTFVIELLMVSNSGLISTSSFVVLISSYTTILVKIRSKEGRRKALSTCASHLMVVTLFFGPCIFIYARPFSTFSVDKMVSVLYNVITPMLNPLIYTLRNKEVKSAMQKLWVRTGLTWRDQET, via the coding sequence ATGGATAAAAACCaaacagaagtggtgagagaatTTTTCTTGTCAGGCTTCTCACAGACATCATCTATTGAAGCAGGGctatttgttctatttcttttcttctatgtgTCCACTTGGGTGGGCAATGTCCTCATCATGGTCACAGTGGCATCTGATAAATACCTGAACTCATCACCCATGTATTTCCTTCTTGGCAACCTCTCATTTCTGGACCTATGTTATTCAACAGTAACGACCCCTAAGCTTCTGGCTGACTTTCTTAATCATGAGAAACTCATTTCCTATGACCAATGCATTGTGCAACTCTTCTTCCTCCATTTAGTAGGGGCAGCTGAGATGTTCCTGCTCACAGTGATGGCCTACGATCGCTATGTTGCAATCTGTCGCCCCCTGCACTACACCACTGTCATGAGTCGGGGGTTATGCTGTGTGTTGGTTGCTGCCTCCTGGATGGGAGGATTTGTGCACTCCACTGTCCAGACCATTCTCACTATCCGTCTACCCTTTTGTGGGCCAAACCAGGTAGACAACTTTTTTTGTGATGTTCCCCCTGTCATCAAACTTGCCTGTGCTGACACTTTTGTCATTGAATTGCTCATGGTATCTAACAGTGGGTTGATCTCCACCAGCTCCTTTGTGGTGTTAATTTCCTCCTACACCACTATCCTAGTCAAGATTCGCTCCAAGGAaggaaggcgaaaggcactttCCACGTGTGCCTCTCACCTCATGgtggtaacactgttttttggACCCTGTATTTTCATCTATGCTCGtcctttctctacattttctGTGGACAAGATGGTGTCTGTACTCTACAATGTTATTACACCAATGCTAAACCCCCTCATCTACACACTTCGGAACAAGGAGGTAAAGTCAGCTATGCAGAAGCTCTGGGTCAGAACTGGACTTACGTGGAGAGACCAGGAGACATGA